From a single Fulvivirga ulvae genomic region:
- a CDS encoding DinB family protein, translating to MEFNLKQSTILLSRTPLILKAWLQDLPADWTHKNEGEDTWSAFDIVGHLIHGEKTDWIPRVRLIIESGEDKPFEPFDRFAQFNSSKGKSLEELLTEFENLRHENLRTLSSLPVTENLDKKGRHPALGGVTLKHLLATWVVHDLNHIHQMSRVMAFQYRDEVGVWREYLGVVK from the coding sequence ATGGAATTTAACCTGAAGCAATCTACCATACTACTTTCCAGAACTCCCCTTATCCTGAAAGCGTGGCTGCAGGATTTGCCTGCTGACTGGACACACAAAAACGAAGGTGAAGATACCTGGAGTGCATTTGACATTGTAGGGCACCTGATTCACGGTGAGAAAACGGACTGGATTCCCCGTGTAAGACTGATCATAGAGAGTGGGGAGGACAAACCTTTCGAGCCTTTTGACAGGTTTGCCCAGTTCAATAGCAGCAAAGGAAAGTCTCTCGAAGAATTACTTACAGAATTTGAAAACCTTCGCCATGAAAACCTCAGGACATTAAGCTCACTCCCTGTTACAGAGAACCTTGACAAAAAAGGAAGGCACCCCGCTCTGGGTGGTGTAACCTTAAAGCACTTACTGGCTACGTGGGTGGTGCATGACCTCAACCATATTCACCAGATGAGCCGTGTAATGGCCTTTCAGTACCGTGATGAAGTTGGGGTATGGCGTGAATATCTTGGCGTGGTGAAATGA
- a CDS encoding class I SAM-dependent methyltransferase, whose product MSIKDNFSRQSDLYAAYRPHYPAMLYNYLFDNVKGFDCAWDCGTGNGQVAYQLARRFKKVYATDISSNQLSRAIKAPNIQYIEAPAENTSIPSSSVDLVTVAQALHWFEVESFYNEVLRVTKPGATLAYWGYNLLQINKTIDPIIKNFHDNIVGSYWDPERKILLKEYADINFPLKDPHQTYFHYTVQWSLEHLRGYLGSWSAVQHYMQKEGDNPVGALINQLQDQWGDNQIVTFPVFLVLGRVG is encoded by the coding sequence ATGTCTATAAAAGATAATTTCTCCCGACAGTCAGACCTGTATGCAGCTTACCGCCCGCATTACCCTGCGATGCTATATAATTATCTGTTTGATAATGTGAAAGGGTTTGACTGCGCCTGGGACTGTGGCACCGGCAACGGCCAGGTGGCTTACCAACTGGCCCGGCGGTTTAAAAAAGTTTATGCTACCGACATCAGCTCCAACCAACTATCCAGGGCAATAAAAGCTCCTAACATTCAGTACATCGAGGCACCCGCAGAGAATACCTCCATACCATCATCAAGTGTTGACCTTGTTACAGTGGCCCAGGCACTCCACTGGTTTGAGGTAGAGTCTTTTTATAATGAGGTTTTGAGGGTTACCAAGCCCGGTGCAACCCTGGCATATTGGGGCTATAACCTGTTGCAGATAAATAAAACTATCGACCCCATTATTAAGAACTTTCATGACAATATTGTAGGGAGCTACTGGGACCCCGAACGAAAAATTCTGCTTAAGGAGTACGCCGATATTAATTTTCCGTTAAAAGATCCTCACCAAACCTACTTCCATTATACCGTGCAATGGAGCCTTGAGCACTTAAGAGGTTATCTGGGGTCATGGTCTGCCGTGCAGCATTATATGCAGAAAGAGGGCGATAATCCGGTCGGGGCACTCATTAATCAACTTCAAGACCAATGGGGTGATAACCAGATCGTAACCTTTCCTGTTTTCCTTGTACTAGGCAGGGTCGGTTGA
- a CDS encoding tetratricopeptide repeat protein: MKALMLITTMFFIIYSSHAGPSKYEEAMQENISKLYASRTVEEYQEVINKFDRIAAMETDKWEPLYYAGFGYIMMATESKEATVKDKYLDLALEKITAGTKLQPQESELIALEGFVHMIRVTVDPATRGAQYSGLSMQAYGRAVELNPDNPRALYLMAQIEYGTAQFFGSDTGEACAKLELAIEKFDTYVPDSPLAPAWGKGGAIASMERCK, encoded by the coding sequence ATGAAAGCTTTAATGTTAATCACTACTATGTTTTTTATCATATATTCGAGCCATGCGGGCCCGTCAAAATATGAAGAGGCCATGCAGGAAAACATCAGCAAACTGTATGCTTCCAGGACGGTCGAAGAATATCAGGAGGTAATCAATAAGTTTGACAGAATAGCAGCTATGGAAACAGATAAGTGGGAACCACTGTATTATGCTGGTTTCGGGTACATTATGATGGCAACCGAATCCAAAGAGGCTACTGTTAAAGATAAGTACCTCGATCTGGCACTGGAGAAAATAACTGCAGGAACGAAACTTCAGCCGCAGGAATCTGAATTAATAGCTCTTGAGGGTTTTGTACACATGATCAGGGTGACTGTAGATCCGGCCACACGCGGAGCTCAATACTCTGGTCTGTCCATGCAGGCTTATGGAAGGGCAGTGGAACTCAACCCGGACAACCCACGTGCTCTATACCTGATGGCACAAATTGAATATGGTACAGCTCAGTTTTTCGGATCTGATACCGGTGAGGCTTGTGCAAAACTGGAGTTGGCTATTGAAAAATTTGATACCTATGTGCCGGATAGCCCGCTGGCCCCTGCATGGGGGAAAGGAGGTGCCATAGCATCGATGGAAAGGTGTAAATAA
- a CDS encoding DUF2141 domain-containing protein, giving the protein MNRFILVFLVVFISAVNLKAQKDEQKLANLTVRIEGKISSTGKLQLKLYDSESEWLEKGIRTLYIDLANDDNRTFHIEGLPAGTYAVAVIHDKNNNGELDMGMMGPTEKYGFSNNAKNMFGPAPYSDASLELENDTTITIKL; this is encoded by the coding sequence ATGAACAGATTTATTTTAGTATTTTTAGTTGTTTTTATCAGTGCAGTAAACCTTAAAGCACAGAAGGATGAGCAAAAACTGGCAAATCTAACGGTCAGGATCGAAGGCAAAATTTCATCAACCGGTAAGCTCCAGTTGAAACTGTATGACTCAGAAAGTGAATGGCTGGAGAAAGGAATTAGAACATTATATATAGACCTGGCCAATGATGACAACCGTACATTTCATATTGAAGGTCTTCCGGCAGGCACTTATGCGGTAGCAGTGATCCACGATAAAAACAATAATGGTGAACTGGATATGGGTATGATGGGCCCAACCGAAAAGTATGGTTTTTCAAACAATGCCAAAAATATGTTTGGTCCGGCTCCATATAGTGATGCATCCCTGGAATTAGAAAATGATACTACAATCACAATCAAATTATAA
- a CDS encoding TerC family protein — protein sequence MEIFLLPETWVALLTLTFLEIVLGIDNIIFISIVSNKLPQNQQAKARNLGLSLALIFRIGLLLGITWIITFTQPLFALFGHDFSGRDLILLAGGIFLIFKSTLEIHQKTEGEEHADTSRGGTTLLSVIFQIILLDIIFSFDSILTAIGLTDQIILMIIAVVISIGVMMLFSKKISDFIGKHPTLEILALSFLILIGFMLAIEALHYHVPKGYIYFAVFFSLMVEFLNMRIRKSKDPVKLKKRLKE from the coding sequence ATGGAAATATTTCTACTACCAGAAACGTGGGTAGCACTGCTCACTTTAACTTTTCTTGAGATAGTTCTTGGAATTGACAATATCATATTCATTTCAATTGTTTCCAATAAACTACCACAGAACCAGCAGGCAAAGGCAAGAAATTTAGGGCTTTCCCTGGCATTAATATTTCGCATAGGTCTGTTGCTGGGTATAACCTGGATTATCACTTTCACCCAACCACTGTTTGCACTGTTCGGGCATGACTTCAGCGGTCGAGACCTCATTTTGCTGGCAGGGGGCATCTTTCTGATATTTAAAAGCACACTGGAGATTCACCAAAAAACGGAAGGTGAAGAGCACGCTGATACCAGCAGAGGCGGTACTACTTTACTGTCCGTAATTTTTCAAATTATATTGCTTGACATCATCTTTTCTTTCGATTCGATATTAACTGCTATTGGCTTAACCGACCAGATCATCCTTATGATTATTGCCGTAGTGATATCCATCGGAGTAATGATGCTGTTCTCAAAAAAAATAAGTGATTTTATTGGCAAACATCCCACTTTGGAAATTCTTGCATTATCATTCTTAATACTTATAGGGTTTATGCTTGCCATTGAGGCATTGCATTATCATGTGCCCAAAGGATATATCTATTTTGCAGTATTCTTTTCGCTTATGGTAGAATTCCTAAATATGAGAATAAGAAAGAGCAAGGATCCCGTGAAACTCAAAAAAAGATTGAAAGAATAA
- a CDS encoding TraB/GumN family protein, with translation MIGSNLKSSLLSLTLILGTILACNGQTDDNTNAVLWEVSGNGLSKPSYLYGIVNFLPKKEYSVPRKVKNAMKDCEVFATKLISDNSSQKKFNKAVRIPNDGWINDYLTDDELNQLRLLLMMRYDVREHAYHFNYSRLQPIILVTATTALDLGKNIIFPEEELSDIARKNKMTVKGLGTIQEEINAFEKFPIKDQVEALKYTVNNFEQHLKDYSQLVKYYIEEENLERVSDETLKATNESKPFQQHYYTERIKNWYPEIKNAINNNSTFFALGAPFLAGEDGLIQMLREEGFEVKPIALNKDKNQ, from the coding sequence ATGATTGGCTCTAACTTAAAAAGCTCTCTATTATCACTAACCCTGATCCTGGGCACCATCCTTGCTTGTAATGGTCAGACTGATGACAACACTAACGCGGTACTTTGGGAGGTCTCCGGCAATGGGTTGAGTAAACCCTCTTACCTGTACGGAATAGTGAACTTTCTGCCCAAAAAAGAATATTCAGTTCCCCGCAAGGTGAAAAATGCCATGAAAGACTGTGAAGTCTTCGCAACCAAACTCATCTCTGACAACTCATCTCAGAAGAAATTTAATAAAGCTGTAAGAATACCAAACGATGGATGGATCAATGATTACCTGACTGATGATGAACTAAACCAACTCAGACTGCTCCTGATGATGAGGTATGATGTACGCGAACATGCCTACCACTTTAACTACAGCCGCCTGCAGCCCATTATACTTGTTACTGCAACTACTGCCCTGGACCTGGGTAAGAATATAATATTTCCTGAAGAAGAGCTTTCCGACATTGCCAGAAAAAATAAAATGACCGTAAAAGGGCTTGGTACCATACAGGAAGAAATTAATGCTTTTGAAAAATTTCCTATAAAAGACCAGGTTGAGGCATTAAAATATACCGTAAATAACTTTGAGCAGCATCTTAAAGATTACAGCCAGCTTGTAAAGTACTACATTGAAGAAGAAAACCTGGAAAGGGTTAGCGATGAAACACTAAAAGCTACCAATGAAAGTAAGCCTTTTCAACAACACTACTACACAGAGAGAATAAAAAACTGGTACCCTGAAATAAAAAATGCCATAAACAATAACAGTACTTTTTTTGCCCTGGGTGCCCCCTTTCTTGCCGGTGAAGACGGCTTGATCCAAATGCTTCGGGAAGAAGGCTTCGAGGTAAAGCCCATAGCCTTAAATAAGGACAAAAATCAATAA
- a CDS encoding DUF4494 domain-containing protein, translating into MKTWYSCKIKHNKEGDDGLLKQITEAFLLDAVSYTDAEARINEVAARDISGEFSVTHIAKTNIAEVINYEDSDTWFKCKVTYSTVDGDSEKEVKINTYILVCALHVKQAFERIEKHFEGMLVPYDIPSITQTNFVEVYPYVADEIPSNLKPISEVEVEEEVEE; encoded by the coding sequence ATGAAGACCTGGTACTCATGCAAAATAAAGCACAATAAAGAAGGGGATGACGGACTATTAAAGCAGATAACCGAAGCATTTTTGCTGGATGCCGTTTCGTATACAGATGCAGAAGCACGGATCAACGAAGTTGCGGCCAGAGATATTTCAGGTGAATTTTCCGTAACGCATATAGCCAAAACCAATATCGCTGAAGTTATTAATTACGAAGACTCCGATACATGGTTTAAGTGCAAGGTTACCTATTCCACAGTAGATGGCGATAGCGAAAAAGAAGTGAAGATCAACACTTATATTTTAGTTTGCGCACTGCATGTAAAACAGGCCTTCGAAAGAATTGAAAAACACTTTGAAGGTATGCTCGTGCCGTATGACATACCTTCCATCACTCAAACGAATTTCGTGGAAGTTTACCCTTATGTAGCCGATGAAATTCCGTCAAACCTTAAGCCTATTTCGGAAGTAGAGGTTGAGGAAGAAGTAGAAGAATAA
- a CDS encoding CobW family GTP-binding protein — translation MNNNKQKPVTLLTGFLGAGKTTLLNAYLTHHPDVRFAIVENEIGEEGIDGELVLQSADTLVEMNNGCICCTLNDNFYDILDDLSSRDSTWDELLIEATGIADPAGIALPFLSNPTIAQNFKLQRVICLIDVSVIEDQLRETEEAVKQIAFSDVLLLNKTDQVQPEYLNGLQQMLEKINPMAQVLRGCIDNYPLDEISAFVREQDEEELPAHGQGHHRHHEDHHPHDHDHHHWHSDIHAISFTFTEPFDADALAHRLNVFLLFQSSSVYRAKGIFYDPEESRKVIVQSVGNSLLISPGKVWKEGEEKVSRMVFIGKKLIPKGFEKMLRQCIRKTLHTQ, via the coding sequence ATGAATAATAATAAACAAAAGCCTGTAACCCTGCTTACCGGGTTTTTAGGAGCAGGCAAAACAACATTACTCAACGCTTACCTTACACATCATCCTGATGTCCGTTTTGCTATCGTGGAAAATGAAATAGGGGAAGAAGGCATTGATGGCGAACTGGTGCTTCAGAGTGCAGACACCCTGGTAGAAATGAACAATGGTTGTATCTGTTGCACGCTCAATGATAATTTTTATGATATCCTTGACGATCTTTCATCAAGGGACTCAACATGGGACGAACTGCTCATAGAGGCTACCGGCATAGCGGACCCTGCAGGCATTGCCCTGCCTTTTTTGTCCAATCCGACCATAGCTCAAAATTTTAAGTTGCAGCGGGTCATTTGCCTGATAGATGTCTCTGTGATTGAGGATCAGCTCCGGGAGACAGAGGAAGCTGTTAAACAGATAGCCTTTAGCGATGTACTCTTGCTTAATAAGACCGACCAGGTGCAGCCGGAATACCTGAATGGTCTGCAGCAAATGCTCGAAAAAATTAACCCTATGGCGCAGGTCTTAAGAGGATGCATTGACAATTATCCTTTAGATGAGATATCTGCATTTGTCAGGGAACAGGATGAAGAAGAGTTGCCTGCTCATGGTCAGGGGCACCATCGCCATCATGAAGATCATCACCCTCATGATCATGATCACCATCATTGGCATAGCGATATCCATGCGATAAGTTTTACTTTTACCGAGCCTTTTGATGCTGATGCCCTTGCCCACAGGCTCAATGTTTTCCTGCTGTTTCAATCCAGTAGTGTATATAGGGCTAAAGGTATTTTTTATGATCCGGAAGAGTCCCGTAAAGTTATTGTACAGTCCGTGGGCAACTCTTTACTGATTAGCCCTGGCAAGGTGTGGAAGGAGGGAGAAGAAAAGGTAAGCCGTATGGTTTTTATTGGTAAAAAATTAATTCCGAAAGGGTTTGAAAAAATGCTCAGACAATGCATCAGGAAAACTTTACACACTCAATAG
- the cysS gene encoding cysteine--tRNA ligase: MSSEKTIYIKNTLTGNKEPFLPLVAGKVGMYVCGPTVYGEPHLGHARSTITFDVVYRYFRFLGYQVRYVRNITDVGHLEDELNEQGEDKIAKKARLEQLEPMEVVQYYTNLYRDMMAKLNVLPPSIEPTATGHIMEQIAIVQQIMKNGLAYEVNGSVYFDVRAYAERYAYGELSGRILDELKTGSRTLDGQKEKEHPADFALWKRANAQHLMQWQSPWGMGFPGWHIECTAMSSKYLGLPFDIHGGGMDLKFPHHEAEVAQSFAAFGCPPVNYWMHNNMMTLEGQKMAKSKGNFISLHNCLAVSIHYWKKLTVLCR, translated from the coding sequence ATGAGTTCTGAAAAAACTATTTACATTAAAAATACCCTTACAGGAAATAAAGAGCCATTTTTGCCCCTTGTGGCAGGTAAGGTGGGTATGTACGTATGCGGTCCCACTGTCTACGGAGAACCCCATCTGGGCCATGCCAGGTCAACCATCACATTTGATGTTGTTTACCGGTATTTTAGGTTTCTGGGGTATCAGGTGCGCTATGTTCGTAACATTACGGATGTAGGCCACCTGGAAGATGAGCTTAACGAGCAGGGAGAAGATAAAATAGCCAAAAAAGCGCGTCTGGAGCAGCTGGAACCCATGGAAGTGGTACAATATTATACTAATCTCTACCGCGACATGATGGCTAAACTCAACGTGCTGCCTCCTTCCATAGAACCGACAGCCACCGGCCATATTATGGAACAGATTGCCATTGTACAGCAAATTATGAAAAACGGGTTGGCGTATGAAGTTAATGGCTCGGTTTATTTTGATGTAAGAGCTTATGCTGAAAGATACGCCTACGGTGAATTGTCGGGTCGGATATTGGATGAACTAAAGACTGGAAGCCGCACACTTGACGGACAGAAAGAGAAAGAGCATCCCGCTGATTTTGCGTTATGGAAAAGAGCGAATGCTCAGCACCTGATGCAGTGGCAATCTCCCTGGGGAATGGGCTTTCCCGGGTGGCATATAGAATGTACGGCTATGAGCAGTAAATACCTTGGCCTGCCATTTGACATACACGGTGGTGGTATGGATTTAAAATTTCCACATCACGAGGCAGAGGTAGCTCAAAGCTTTGCAGCCTTTGGCTGCCCTCCTGTCAACTACTGGATGCATAACAACATGATGACGCTGGAAGGGCAAAAGATGGCTAAATCCAAAGGGAATTTCATTTCTCTTCACAACTGTTTAGCGGTGAGCATCCACTACTGGAAAAAGCTTACAGTCCTATGTCGGTGA
- a CDS encoding DALR domain-containing protein has protein sequence MSVRFLMLQAHYGSTIDFSNQALQSAETACLKLINGLKIVNDLPDRSADIADEELSSSIIQICETCYVKMNDDFNTAETIACLFELYAIVQKINNPLKPKAVSEEALITLKKTYPGFLTEVLGILPAEEKNNTILPEVMDILLDIRQQAREEKNFALSDRIRDRLESIGLHIQDGNSGTKYKIGL, from the coding sequence ATGTCGGTGAGGTTCCTGATGTTGCAGGCACACTATGGAAGCACTATTGATTTTTCCAACCAGGCTCTGCAATCAGCAGAAACGGCTTGTCTAAAACTGATCAATGGTTTGAAAATAGTTAATGACCTGCCCGATAGATCAGCCGACATAGCTGATGAGGAACTATCTTCTTCAATTATTCAAATTTGTGAGACTTGTTACGTCAAAATGAATGACGATTTCAATACAGCCGAAACCATAGCCTGCCTGTTTGAATTATACGCAATAGTTCAAAAAATAAATAATCCTCTAAAGCCAAAGGCTGTTTCGGAAGAGGCCCTAATAACCCTCAAAAAGACCTATCCGGGTTTTCTCACTGAAGTGCTGGGTATACTACCGGCAGAAGAGAAGAACAACACTATTTTGCCGGAGGTGATGGACATACTTCTGGACATCCGGCAACAGGCCAGAGAAGAAAAGAACTTTGCCCTTTCCGACAGGATTCGAGACAGGTTGGAATCCATTGGACTTCACATACAAGACGGGAACTCAGGTACTAAATACAAAATTGGGCTATGA
- a CDS encoding TonB-dependent receptor, with product MRNIITTFILGFITMAVQGQTEITGRVTDGRGGPVIGANIFIVNSYDGTSSDAKGAFNFSTSEQGSQLLRVTCIGYETYETPVGLSAEKLNLSIPLIEKVDRLEAVVISAGSFTAGEESSREVLKPLDIVTTAGATADVAGALNTLPGTQKVGETGRLFVRGGEGSETKTFIDGIEVLNPYSSSAPNTPGRGRFSPFMFSGTSFSTGGYSAEYGQALSSALVLRSKDVPDETRTDISLMTVGADVSHTREINAGAFAGKLQYTNLTPYFEAVSQRIDWERAPQSMEGNFMLRKELTQKHELKLYSNFSWSDFVIYQPTILDESIKDKIDLTNNYQYINTSLKTIVNNQWSVLSGISYTNSIEKIKLNGEKNNEREEGVHIKTVVANDVSEKFSLLLGGEHFIRSYTYENAALPDERPGFDLDLTAFFAEADLYTSNRFVSRAGVRAEYNWMQNRFYAVPRLSVGYKTGENSQMSVAYGQFNQTGRNDLVRVKNNLEDEEADHYIINYQREENGRTFRIEAYYKNYNNLIKFTQAYNPESYTNSGEGYARGVDVFWRDNKSLKGVDYWLSYSYLDTERDYRNFPSYAVPSFASGHNFSAVFKYFINSLKTQVGGTYSYSSGRPYNNPNLDTFNSEKTADYHDLSLNASYLLKSNIIVHGSVTNVLGLDNIFGYESSDRPDENGQYVLKAVKQPASRFIFLGMFITLSKDKSVNQLPTL from the coding sequence ATGAGAAACATTATTACCACTTTTATTTTAGGCTTTATAACCATGGCAGTACAGGGGCAGACAGAAATTACAGGACGCGTTACGGACGGCCGTGGAGGACCAGTTATCGGAGCCAATATTTTTATAGTAAATAGTTACGATGGCACGTCTTCTGATGCAAAGGGGGCTTTTAACTTTTCGACATCTGAGCAGGGTAGTCAGCTACTAAGGGTGACCTGTATTGGTTATGAGACCTACGAAACACCCGTTGGGTTATCCGCAGAAAAACTAAACTTAAGCATACCTTTAATCGAGAAGGTTGACAGGTTGGAGGCTGTAGTAATCAGTGCAGGGTCATTTACCGCGGGTGAAGAGAGTAGCCGTGAGGTGCTGAAGCCTCTGGATATTGTAACCACTGCGGGAGCGACTGCCGATGTAGCAGGAGCCTTAAATACATTGCCGGGCACGCAAAAGGTAGGGGAGACAGGCCGGCTTTTTGTGCGTGGCGGAGAAGGTAGTGAAACCAAGACTTTTATTGATGGTATTGAGGTACTTAATCCTTACTCATCATCTGCACCCAATACCCCCGGTCGTGGCAGATTTTCACCGTTTATGTTTAGTGGTACCAGTTTCAGTACGGGAGGCTATTCGGCCGAATATGGTCAGGCACTTTCTTCGGCCTTGGTTCTTAGAAGTAAAGATGTGCCTGATGAAACGAGGACGGATATCTCGCTGATGACTGTTGGCGCCGATGTTTCGCATACCCGTGAAATTAATGCAGGGGCCTTTGCAGGAAAACTACAATACACTAATCTGACACCATACTTTGAGGCTGTTAGCCAACGGATTGATTGGGAGCGTGCTCCTCAATCTATGGAAGGAAATTTTATGTTGAGAAAGGAACTGACTCAAAAGCATGAGCTTAAACTTTATTCTAACTTCAGTTGGTCAGACTTTGTAATTTATCAACCCACGATTTTAGATGAATCCATAAAGGACAAAATAGACCTGACTAATAATTATCAATATATCAACACTTCATTAAAAACTATAGTCAATAATCAATGGAGTGTGCTTTCCGGGATTTCTTATACCAATAGCATTGAAAAGATAAAGCTTAACGGAGAAAAAAATAATGAAAGAGAAGAAGGGGTACACATAAAAACGGTAGTGGCCAATGATGTTTCGGAAAAATTTTCGCTTCTGCTTGGAGGAGAGCACTTTATAAGAAGCTATACCTATGAAAATGCGGCTTTGCCGGATGAAAGACCTGGGTTTGATCTGGACCTTACAGCTTTTTTTGCCGAGGCAGATTTGTATACATCAAACCGTTTTGTAAGCCGGGCAGGTGTAAGAGCGGAGTATAACTGGATGCAGAACAGGTTCTATGCCGTGCCAAGACTTTCGGTGGGCTATAAAACAGGAGAAAACAGCCAGATGTCTGTGGCGTATGGCCAGTTTAACCAAACAGGAAGAAACGATTTGGTGAGGGTTAAAAATAATCTTGAAGACGAAGAGGCAGACCATTACATCATCAATTATCAGAGAGAGGAAAACGGCCGGACTTTCAGGATTGAAGCTTACTATAAAAACTATAATAACCTGATCAAGTTTACTCAAGCCTACAACCCGGAAAGTTATACTAACAGTGGAGAAGGTTATGCAAGGGGCGTGGACGTTTTCTGGAGAGATAATAAAAGTCTCAAAGGAGTCGACTACTGGCTGTCTTATTCTTATCTCGATACTGAAAGGGATTATCGTAATTTCCCATCCTATGCTGTACCTTCCTTTGCATCCGGGCATAACTTTTCGGCAGTTTTCAAATACTTCATCAACTCGTTGAAAACCCAGGTAGGAGGTACCTACAGTTACAGTAGCGGACGGCCTTATAACAATCCTAACCTTGACACATTTAACTCCGAAAAGACTGCTGACTATCACGATCTAAGCCTGAATGCCAGCTATCTGCTAAAGTCGAATATCATCGTCCACGGGTCGGTGACCAATGTTCTGGGGCTTGACAACATCTTCGGATATGAGAGCAGCGACCGACCTGATGAAAACGGTCAGTACGTGCTCAAGGCCGTTAAACAGCCTGCATCCAGATTTATTTTCCTGGGCATGTTTATCACGCTGTCGAAAGACAAATCGGTCAATCAGCTGCCCACGCTATAA
- a CDS encoding sensor histidine kinase, which produces MSKFKGVLKGIQDAKKDIFDLIERVEEAAQFADGKQILEIIDVYKEKVALNITTAEEQSKSLKTEYLETLDMKTQELQKEISLLKKTNDTVVSNNYLLEYKKKDLMLLADNLEEAYEEISQKNNELREQKKQISEQTEKLRIAHEQILRKNKELEMQKESIMDQAEYLHEANKTISQMHAEVEKQKDEILKKNKELINLNNEKNNLIGIVAHDLKSPLNQIKGFTTIIKLTANLDEDTLKYLESIEMSANRLNEMIGKILDIEAIESRKLNIKLEGTNLSDILKECVSRYKITAAEKSIEINEHIEDNIRINIDISFINQVFENLISNAIKFSPSDTEISVILTQKNDKVIFNITDQGPGISDEDQKKLFGKYQKLTARPTGNETSTGLGLSIVKQFVEAMGGSIRCQSNLGKGTSFIAEFKALVPEASRET; this is translated from the coding sequence ATGAGCAAATTTAAAGGGGTCTTAAAAGGCATACAGGATGCAAAAAAGGACATTTTCGATCTTATTGAAAGAGTTGAAGAGGCTGCTCAGTTCGCTGACGGAAAGCAGATACTCGAGATAATAGATGTGTATAAAGAAAAAGTGGCCTTGAATATCACCACTGCAGAAGAACAATCAAAATCACTGAAAACCGAGTACCTGGAAACTCTGGATATGAAAACCCAGGAGTTGCAAAAAGAGATCAGCCTGCTCAAAAAAACCAATGATACGGTTGTTTCCAACAATTACCTGTTGGAGTACAAGAAAAAAGATCTCATGTTACTGGCTGATAACCTGGAGGAAGCCTATGAGGAAATCTCGCAAAAGAACAATGAACTCCGCGAACAGAAGAAGCAAATATCTGAGCAGACTGAAAAACTGAGGATAGCTCACGAGCAAATCCTGAGAAAAAATAAAGAACTGGAAATGCAGAAGGAGTCCATCATGGACCAGGCAGAATATCTCCACGAAGCTAATAAGACCATTTCTCAGATGCATGCGGAGGTCGAGAAGCAAAAAGATGAGATCCTCAAAAAAAATAAAGAGCTTATTAACCTCAACAATGAAAAAAACAACCTGATAGGTATAGTAGCACATGACCTCAAAAGCCCGTTAAACCAGATCAAGGGCTTTACCACGATCATAAAATTAACCGCTAATCTCGATGAAGATACATTGAAATACCTGGAAAGTATAGAGATGAGCGCTAACAGACTTAATGAAATGATCGGTAAAATACTGGACATTGAAGCTATCGAATCGAGAAAACTAAACATTAAACTTGAAGGAACGAATCTTTCGGACATCCTCAAAGAATGTGTGTCTCGTTATAAAATTACCGCTGCAGAAAAGTCAATTGAGATCAATGAACATATAGAAGATAATATTCGGATCAATATTGATATCAGCTTTATCAATCAGGTTTTTGAAAACCTTATATCAAATGCCATCAAGTTTTCGCCCAGCGATACCGAAATATCTGTTATTCTGACTCAAAAAAATGATAAGGTTATTTTTAACATTACCGATCAGGGGCCTGGAATAAGCGATGAAGACCAGAAAAAATTATTTGGTAAATATCAAAAATTAACCGCCAGGCCTACCGGGAACGAAACCTCGACAGGACTTGGCCTTTCTATTGTTAAGCAATTTGTTGAAGCCATGGGGGGAAGCATCAGATGCCAAAGTAACCTCGGAAAAGGCACCTCATTTATTGCAGAGTTCAAAGCCTTAGTACCTGAGGCCAGCAGGGAGACGTAG